acagtaaaaaagttgcatatacgtttggttgcaactcgagttcgttgaatttttgctacaaccggcgttttgacttttgctacaaccgtgttattttttgctacaaccggcatcattttttgctgccacCGTTCActgaaaaagttgcatacacgtcacgtagatTTTTTTCTACAACCGACGTTTAACTTTTGCTATCACGCATCATCTTCTTCGTTTTTTTCTACGAtcatgtagatatttttttgctataatttatttttttgttgcaaccgttataAAAAATGCTGCATAGCATCGAAATTTGTTGCATGGAGATAAAAATGTTGCATGGAAAGATCTGACGGTCCCCGTGCAGATCGGGCGGTCAGCCCGCGACCGGCGCGCCGGCGCCTAGTACTCCCCTTAAGAGATGGGCCGACTGTGCGCGACTGCGGACACACGTTTCTTTTTTTTTCGAAATAACTGCGGACACACGTTTTAGGGGCCTGATTTGCCAAATTgtgtagatgctcttagaacCTTGTCGAGCAGCTTCTCTTTGTTTCGTTTTCTGCATCCATGCATTAGAATCTTATACCACACGCTTACGTTCGCTAACTCGTCACATGTCAGTCGATCCATCTCCGTTTGCTTGATGATGTCGACATCAGCTAATTATTTCGCTGAAACTTGCAttcgctagccgccgcccccgtaCGTAATCGCTGACGTGTGTTGCTGCGCCTGCACACTTCTCTTTCTATAGATGCACCATGCCTACACTGAAAGAAGGAAGATGAGAAACCCAGCTGCGTTACTGCCTGCGCACGCGCGGGATAGACCAAGTAGCGTAGGCGAGCGCGCGCAGGTGCGGGCGGAGCGACGCCGGAGTCGGACGACATGGCGGCGCACGTGCTAGTGTTCCCGTGCCCGGCGCAGGGCCACATCAACTGCATGCTCCACTTCGCTGCGGGGCTCCTCGACGCCGGCCTCCACGTGACCTTCCTTCACACCGACCACAACCGACAGAGGCTAGGCCTTGCCGCCTCCGCCGTCAAGGCGGAGGCTGATTCACATTCTCCGCGGCTCCGGTTCCTGTCCGTCACCGACGGCCTCCCGAACGACCATCCCCGCTCGGCGGGTGACATCGTCGCGCTCGTGAAAtccatgatgacgacgacgagggtcGCTTACCGTGCTCTGCTCACGTCCCTGTGCGCGGGCGCGGCCCGCGACGATGGCTTCCCTCCCGTGACCTGCGTCGTCGCTGACGGGATTCTCCCGTTCGCGATCGACGTCGCTGAGGAGCTCGGTGTCCCGGCGCTCGCCTTCCGCACAGCCAGCGCGTGCAGCTTCCTTGCTTACCTGTCGGTGCCCAAGCTCGTGGAGCTCGGCGAGGTTCCTGTCCCGGTAGGCGCCGACCTCGATGCGCCCGTCCGTGGCGTTCCGGGAATGGAAGGCTTCCTGCGGCGGCGGGATCTTCCTAGTTCTTGTCGCGGGCACGACGAGACCGGCGACGTCGACCCCTTGCTTCAGATAATCGCCGAGTTCACCGCTCACAACTGCAAGGCGCGGGCGCTCATATTCAACACGACCGCGTCGCTGGAGCGGTCGGCGCTCGCGCACATCAAGCCTCACATACGCGACGTCTTCGCCATAGGCCCTCTCCAAGCCATGTTCCAGGagccggcggccggcggcgccttGTGGAGGGAGGACGACGGCTGCACGGCGTGGCTCGACAGCCAGGCGGACGGAACCGTCGTGTACGTGAGCTTGGGCAGCCTCGCCGTCATTTCAGTTGAGGAGTTCACCGAGTTCCTGTCAGGACTCGTCAGC
This genomic stretch from Hordeum vulgare subsp. vulgare chromosome 6H, MorexV3_pseudomolecules_assembly, whole genome shotgun sequence harbors:
- the LOC123402655 gene encoding myricetin 3-O-rhamnoside 1,2-glucosyltransferase UGT709G2-like; this encodes MAAHVLVFPCPAQGHINCMLHFAAGLLDAGLHVTFLHTDHNRQRLGLAASAVKAEADSHSPRLRFLSVTDGLPNDHPRSAGDIVALVKSMMTTTRVAYRALLTSLCAGAARDDGFPPVTCVVADGILPFAIDVAEELGVPALAFRTASACSFLAYLSVPKLVELGEVPVPVGADLDAPVRGVPGMEGFLRRRDLPSSCRGHDETGDVDPLLQIIAEFTAHNCKARALIFNTTASLERSALAHIKPHIRDVFAIGPLQAMFQEPAAGGALWREDDGCTAWLDSQADGTVVYVSLGSLAVISVEEFTEFLSGLVSAGHPFLWVLRPDMVGASQNAVLQDAIRTAGKSKARVVEWAPQRDVLRHRAVGCFLTHAGWNSTLESVAEGVPTVCWPFFVDQQINSRFMGAVWGSGLDMKDVCERAVVERMVREAMESVELRRSAQALAQQVRRDIAQGGSSAKEFKRLVGFIIELSISTRGSTPSPDKE